Genomic segment of Deinococcus seoulensis:
AAGGTCAAGTCAACATCGCTGTCGGAACCTTCAAGTGCAAAGCGGCCAAGTGCTACACGGATCTAGGTGAGGGGATCGCGGACGCCCTGACCACGGCACTCCTGAACACGGGTAAGTTTGCAGTCTACGAACGGGAGAACACGGGACAGCTGACGGAAGAGGCTTTCTTCAATGGCGGCGCCGAATTCCAGGGTGCTGAACTGTTGATTTTCGGTTCCATCACGCAGTACGAACCCGAGGCGAGCGGCGGCGGGATTTCGTTCCTGGGGATCTCCGTCGGTCAGAAGAGCAGCACGATCGGGATTGACCTGAGAATTGTCGATGCGAAGACCCGCCGTGTGATCGGCGCGACGCAGGTGCAGGGCAAGGCTGAAGGCAACAGCTTTAACATGTCTGGCCTGCTGCCTGTCGACATCGGGACGAAATCGAGCCCTCAGATCGAAGCGGCCATCTCGCAGATGCTCAACAACGCGGTCCAGCAGCTGATGCTGAAGATTCCTGCGGGCTACTACAAACTGCAGTAAGGACTCCGGCGCCCCCATGGCGCATGACGACGATACAAAACTGGAGTAGAAAGCAAAGCCCCCAGGACCAGCA
This window contains:
- a CDS encoding CsgG/HfaB family protein, with the translated sequence MSKLTFAALTLTLALIMPAAAQTAPATSTAAPVVAAPALPEGQVNIAVGTFKCKAAKCYTDLGEGIADALTTALLNTGKFAVYERENTGQLTEEAFFNGGAEFQGAELLIFGSITQYEPEASGGGISFLGISVGQKSSTIGIDLRIVDAKTRRVIGATQVQGKAEGNSFNMSGLLPVDIGTKSSPQIEAAISQMLNNAVQQLMLKIPAGYYKLQ